The Deltaproteobacteria bacterium genomic sequence CATACAGAGGGATGGTGGCGAGCAGGTAGCCGCGGGCGGACAGCGTGCCGCCGCCGGGCGCGGCGTAGGAGGCCGTCACCCAGACGTCCCCCAGGTTGTTTTCCTGCATGAACCGCTTCGGATTCGGACCTTCGTCCCCGGGGGTGAAGAGCCCGTTCCGGTCGATCTTCCCGACGAAGTCCACATCGTGGTCCTCGTT encodes the following:
- a CDS encoding quinohemoprotein amine dehydrogenase subunit alpha; the protein is SRTGGLGYAVKQLVQFDAMACSKGADGAAGTGDDIEIGRVPATWGVVELAATNEDHDVDFVGKIDRNGLFTPGDEGPNPKRFMQENNLGDVWVTASYAAPGGGTLSARGYLLATIPLYVQRPVQ